From Qipengyuania soli:
TGTGCCCGGGCTTCATCAGGACGCAGATCATGGATTCGCGTCGCAACGTTCCTACCCGTTTCGGCGAGCTCGAGCAGCAGAACGAGGGCGATGGCGCCGCCGAGTTCGTCCAGCTGGCGCGCGAGGCGATCGAGAACGGGATCGACCCGCGCTATGTCGGGGAACTGGTCCGCGAAGGGATCGAGGGCGACTGGCCCTACATCTTCACCGACCTCCAGTTCGAACCGCTCATCAACGAACGCTTCGCCAATATCACTGCAGGCTTCGACCGCATCCGTGACCGGGTGCCTCAGCGCTAGCTGCGCTCGAACACCTTCGTCAGGGCATTCGGCAGCAATTCGTCGCGCATCGGGCTGTCGCTGAGCAGGCTGATGTAGAGGATGTAGAGCATGGCAAGCAGGTAGAGCAGCATGACGAGCCGCAGCGCCTCGTTGAAACTCTTCTTGCGCGTCTTGTGGCGGAACAGCGAACGGCCCGCCAGCGCGCCGGGCAGACCGCCGAAAAGCGCCAGCGTCAGCAGCGTGCTTTCGCGGATGCGCCATTCGCCGGCTTCGGACCGGGCCTTGTCGATGCCGAACATGGCGAAGGCCGCGAAGTTCATCGCGATCAGGAAGTAGGCGAAATATTCGGTCATCGGGGCATGCGACTCATCGGCTCTGCCATCGGTCTAGCGCGCAAGGCTTAACGGATCGCGCTACGGAACATCGACAATGGCCCGCAGACGATTCGTATCGCGAAGGAAACCGCAACCGGCCCGCTTTGACGCGCGCTGGCAGAAGGCGCGGGCGCGGCGCTCGCAGTGGCGGCGCATCCGACTGACCGGCTTCGATGCGCCCGAGATGGACGGCGCCTGCGCTGCCGAGCGGACCAGGGCGCAGGAGGCCAAGCGCGCGCTTCACGCCTGGCTCGCCGGGGGGCCGTTCGAATGGAACGGCGGCGCCGATCCCCCGCGCGACAAATACGGCCGCGAGTTGCGCGCGGCGCGGCGGGGCAAGGACGAGCTTGCCGACCACATGATCGGCCTCGGCCTCGCCGAAGGCGGCGGCTGGACGACGCAGCGGATCGACTGGTGCGCATGAAGCGATGCGAGGGGCGGTCTCCCGCCCCTCGCACCAGTGTCCCCTAGCGGTTGTCCAGCTGCGCCCGCACGGCGAGGAGGCCGGCGCGGGTGACGCGGTAGGGGCCGCCGCCGTGGCTGGCGATGAAGCCGCGCTTCTTCAGCCGCGCGAAGGTCGCCATCTTGCAGTCGACCAGCACGTAGCCGTCGCGATTGTAGCATTCGACCGCGCTGATCGGCGGGCGGCCCTTGTTGCCGGAAACCTCGCCGTCACGACGCACGAGGATCTGCCCGCCTTGGGCGAGCGCGTGGAGCGTGCGCTGCTCCGCTTTCGAAATATTCATGGGATGCTTGTCCGCTGTCCTTGGACGCGCGCGACGCGAAGGAACGCGCGCGGGGTCGGCGGCCGCCCGGTCTGACGGGGCACCGCCGGCGAAGGCCATGCGCTCACCCACCCATCAGGGGGCAGGGCACGGCGATCAGCGGAAGGCAAGCTCTGTCATAGTACTCCTGCGGCGGAGAATAACGCCGGTGGGGCGGCGCGGTCAATCGCGAGCGTGGAGACCTAGGCCTCCGCACGTGCCTTGGTGATGATGGCGGTGATTTCGTCGAGCAGGGCGAGGCGCTGCTTCTTGAGTGTCTCGAAGCGTTCGTCGCTTGCCGCCTCGGTTTCGGCCTCGATGCGGTGCACCTGGCGGTTCACCTCGTGATATTCGTCGGCGAGCCGCGCGAAATGCGCATCCTCGGTCTTCAGCCGCGTGACCAACTCGCGATCGCGGGCGAAGATCTGGGTCAGTTCGTTGGGTGTGTGCTGCGACATCTGGGCGTGCATCCTTGTCCTGGAGTGATTTTGCAGGACCGATGCTAGCGAGCTGGCGCGGCGCGTCGTTGAGGTGGATCAATTTGGGATAGTAGTGTTGAGACTTGCGCTTTACTCTAGCAGCTATAACAAAGCTTTATGTCTACCCTGCATCTCGTACCCGATGACATCCGGTCAAAGTATGTCGTTCATGAGTGGCGCAACGCTACAGGCGTTCTCACCACTGCGTGCGGGGACGAGTGGTCGGACATTCTCACAGTTCTGCGCGCGTTTGAGCTTACTCGAAGCGACATCCTAACTGCTGGCGGACGAAAATCGCCGATTGCCGAGAAGATTGATGGGCGCTTCTACGACCTCGGTTGGGAAGAGAAGAATTTCGATACAAAGATCGAGGTTGATGGTCGCGAATACGAAAGCCCCACGCACAGTGTTGACTGCTTTAAGGGCCGCGTTGGGGTGGAAGTTGAATGGAACAACAAAGATCCGTTTTACGATCGGGATCTCAACAATTTTAGGTTGTTATTCGATCTAAGGGTTATCGATGTAGGGGTCATAATCACCCGAGCAAGCGAACTACAAGCTATCTTCAAAGAATTGGGCAAGGGCTCCAGTTACGGATCATCAACCACACACCACAGCAAGCTCATTCCGCGCTTGGAAGGTGGCGGAGGCGGTGGATGCCCAATCCTGACATTCGCGATCTCGCCAGAGCTGTACGTCGATGACAGCTAGCTACTCGGCTGGAATGGAATTGCTGGAACTGTTGTAGTTGTAGGTTTCCCAATCTGGCTTGTAGGACTCATCAGCCTGATTGCCCCAAACCGTCCAGCCCTTACGCTTTCCGCGACTAAACAGCTCAATTCGCGGCCCCCAACTACAACCCTCAATAATAGGGTACTGCTCATCAGGCTTGCGCGAATGCTCGCGCTTGCGGCTCCGGATCACATTTACTTGGCTTCGACCGGGCTGAAGGGTCCGAACATTCTTGCCACGAACTCCGAAAAGAAGGATCTCCGTCACGTTGCGGAAATAAAATCCGACACCGCGCCCATCTGGACCTCCGTCCTTCCGAACCTTCTCCCAGATGATGTTTGATACGTAGCGGAAGCCCCAAGCCTCCATCACTTGCAAACCTTCCGGAAGTAACGCGTTAGGCACCCATAGATAGAGATGCGCGCGGTCCGCCGAGATATCTTGAACTGGTAAAGCACAAATATCGGCTAACTCCATCGTTCCATAACGATTTAGCCGTTTGTGCTCGGGCGCAACCTTTCCGGTCCTATTCTGGAACTGCCAAGGCGGGTCCGCCAGTATCGTAGCAAACTCTCGGCCATCGGCGGCTCGCAGCAGGTCGGCTCCGGGACTTTTGCTACCTTCCGGGTCCAGCATCTACGCCTCCTGTTGCGGAACAAAAGGAGATCTGAATCACCACAGTCCCTA
This genomic window contains:
- a CDS encoding thermonuclease family protein, producing MARRRFVSRRKPQPARFDARWQKARARRSQWRRIRLTGFDAPEMDGACAAERTRAQEAKRALHAWLAGGPFEWNGGADPPRDKYGRELRAARRGKDELADHMIGLGLAEGGGWTTQRIDWCA
- a CDS encoding YjhX family toxin translates to MNISKAEQRTLHALAQGGQILVRRDGEVSGNKGRPPISAVECYNRDGYVLVDCKMATFARLKKRGFIASHGGGPYRVTRAGLLAVRAQLDNR
- a CDS encoding BglII/BstYI family type II restriction endonuclease; translated protein: MSTLHLVPDDIRSKYVVHEWRNATGVLTTACGDEWSDILTVLRAFELTRSDILTAGGRKSPIAEKIDGRFYDLGWEEKNFDTKIEVDGREYESPTHSVDCFKGRVGVEVEWNNKDPFYDRDLNNFRLLFDLRVIDVGVIITRASELQAIFKELGKGSSYGSSTTHHSKLIPRLEGGGGGGCPILTFAISPELYVDDS
- a CDS encoding MT-A70 family methyltransferase, producing MLDPEGSKSPGADLLRAADGREFATILADPPWQFQNRTGKVAPEHKRLNRYGTMELADICALPVQDISADRAHLYLWVPNALLPEGLQVMEAWGFRYVSNIIWEKVRKDGGPDGRGVGFYFRNVTEILLFGVRGKNVRTLQPGRSQVNVIRSRKREHSRKPDEQYPIIEGCSWGPRIELFSRGKRKGWTVWGNQADESYKPDWETYNYNSSSNSIPAE
- a CDS encoding YdcH family protein, producing MSQHTPNELTQIFARDRELVTRLKTEDAHFARLADEYHEVNRQVHRIEAETEAASDERFETLKKQRLALLDEITAIITKARAEA
- a CDS encoding DUF1294 domain-containing protein — encoded protein: MTEYFAYFLIAMNFAAFAMFGIDKARSEAGEWRIRESTLLTLALFGGLPGALAGRSLFRHKTRKKSFNEALRLVMLLYLLAMLYILYISLLSDSPMRDELLPNALTKVFERS